Genomic DNA from Antennarius striatus isolate MH-2024 chromosome 16, ASM4005453v1, whole genome shotgun sequence:
GTTAAGTAAAAATATTGCAGTGcaaatttatattattatatttacttGAAGTTGGCTCTAGGGTCAACCATAAACTTACTGCCCTTAATGGATCCTTGTTTTATTACAGTGCTCAAGAGATCAAGGCAGTGCCATTATTCAGGTCTAATTGACATGATGAGGAGCTATTATGTTATTGATCCACCTGGCAAGTGGGACTGGATCAGCTGAGGCTTGTATTGACTCAACTAAGTCCCCAGACCTTTGAGGGTCAAGCAAATGTTAAGGTGATATTGCCAGTTGTTTGTAAAGATGATTCCTATTCATTGTGAGGTGAAACAAAAGCAGTATTTTGGAATGTCAGTGAAGGAAAAGTGGTCATTGAGGAATCCAGAGAAatttcttaataaaaaaaaagaaccctgCTCATTATACCCGTAAAACATTGTGCTTGTAGacagatttatttaataaaaaaatatgtctaGTGGATCATGAATTAATCTGGTTAGGCATCTTAGTGAGataaatcataataataaattatcataaaatagactttttgtactttttacACATCcaccaaatactgtacatacactgCATAACAGTATATCCAGAGTGATTACCTTccgaaaacaaacaaacaagggaCCAACACGACTGTCCTCATGTTTTCGTCTCAGTTCCACCCAAAGTCGTGACCAGTCATTTCGTAAAACTTTCTATTAAAGGGTTTGTAAAAGTCCTTTAGCCTCTGCACCACCTCAGGGTCAATATAGGGATGAGTCCTGCCTTTGCTTTTACCTAGGCAGTGCGGCTTGCTGTCCTCCTCAGGTTTTTGAAGGCAGTGGAAACCCTTTTCAGGATCGAAGGGAAAATTTTTCTCTGTGACCATCCGTCTGAGCCCAAGAAAGTCTTGGGCGCGAGCCATCTCAGCAGCAGGATCGCTAATCAAGCGCTCGCCGCTGACAAAAAGCAGCTGCGCTGGGGGGAAATATTGGAGCCAGCGCTCAAGGTGCTTAGCGTACATGCCGATTTGAACAGCACTCCGTTGGGTGTCAATCAAGCCTGCCGACACGTTCTTAAAGACCAGACTCTCGAAAGAGGGAAGGTCCGGTTTCTTGGAGAGAATCTGGGTGTAGTCTGAGATGGCACGGGTAACCGGATCCCGGACCACCACAATGAGCTTTGTGTTTTTAGACATGTTGTAGATTCGAGCAGGGACCTCCTCGGTGACATAATAGCTGGGGGTCTTCTCCATGGTCAACTGGCCTTCTGATGACTTAGGCATCAGTTCCCTGCAAaggacaaaaacacactgtTTTACTTTTGTGCATCATGCACAAAAACATGGCACAAGAACGGTTCTGTGCTATTTGTCTATTCATCTTTGTAGGGTCTCCATGTTTTAGAACTAGAAATGTCCCCGTGCAGTAGGACAAGGTTACCACTGATGCAGTAGTCCAGCAAGAGTCAGTCAATTGCCATCACGGAGACAATTCTCAGTGCACGTACACACGTTCAATACAACCCCAAAAGAGGACATTCATGTCTTGCTGCTGCATTTAATCTACTTATGACCTCAATCCTCTTTCAAACAGTAAAATCCTCACATTGAAATATTCCACACCTTCATTACCTCATACAAAGGACGGTTAAACTCTGAATAGGTAACATTATGGTTCTTAATGTCATACCAAGGCAGGTGGCTGTGAACACCTTTCTGCTCACATTTGATAGTAatattgtgtaaaatgtaaaaatttggATGAGCCTTACATTCCTTTAGAGAGAATGTGAAGCTTTGGAGCTGTCTGTTCCCATAACTGCATATTCTTCTTGACCCTAGCTGCTCTGGTTGATCATAATATAGCTTGTTAACTGCAGCCATGACTGGATAATGGCTAAAGTGAGCCAAGGGAGATTAAGACTAAGCCAAACACGCTAGAGTATTAGAGGATGGTTGACTGCCTTGTTGGCTGTGTGGTTAACTCTCCTTTGTAGTGAGAGGGAATATAATGCAACATGATGAAAATGACAGGCAATGGTAGGTAGCTAATACATCATGAAATACaagtaacacaaaaacaaacttttgccATTAAGAGCATCTAATTTACATTCGTGAGAATGTATCACTCCATCCCTTATGTTATGGGAACAGATAGCTCctacatgaatgaatgttctttGACCAAAAAgtacatcattcattcattcattcattcattcattcttctccttGATGATCATCAAGAAGATCaattatctcattttcagctgcttttccaAAGTACAGGTCACTCATCCCAGTTGACGACGGACAAGAGACACCTTGAATTATCAattatcacagggccacacacacacacacacacacacacacacacacacacacacacacacacacacacacacacacacacacacacacacacacaaacacagacaaccactcatCCACACACTCATGGATAATTTACAGTGATTGACTGGGCAAATGCTgaagaacccagacagaaccaaTGCAGACAAACCTCACACAGAAACTccccaggtggaatcaaaccaaggaccttcttgctgtgcagcaacacAGCAACACAGGATTTGTTAGCCTCCAACATGCTTCATATTAGCCTGAGTTGGCCAAATTGTATCTCCTCCATTTTATTACAgtgtaataatagtaatattctCTCGTTTTGATAATGAATGGCTGATCGAATGTGAACAACGGAGATGTAGACGAACCGCGTCATTAAAATGATTACAATCATTTCCAACCATCTGTTGGCACAAGCGCAAGCAGCTTCAATATTCCTCTCCAAACCCAACAGCTTTCATCTACAAAATCATGTGgtggaaaagagaagaaaatggtCTGCAGCGTTTTGAACTGTACACCAGGGAAGAGCTGGAAAAGGAAGCATCACCTGTGCCTCATTACAGTATTACATTTCTCGTGCCATtttcatcacctgtttcacctgtttacacatttatttcacttttcttcTCTTAAGAGCCTTTGTCGATGTATGtgttgaacccccccccacacacacacacacacacacacacacacacacacacacattctgcattTTTTCACATGCATGCAAGCAGGGCATTTCAGGCtattatttctgtctgttttgtatCTGTAGGGATACAAAGCCTAAACCCTGGAAAAAACAATGTATGAGAAAAATATGCATCATTCATCATATCAGAGATAGAGCAGGAGAGAACACGACTGGGGGAGTAGTGGGAGATTTGCCCAAGGGCAACCCTTGTTGCAATCTTTCACAATTTGTTCTTAATAAACAATGTCGCACAAAGTCAACAGGTTTCTATTCCTATTCATCTGTCAGTCAACCATGTAAAGGCATTGTCACTCAGATAGCTGTTTTTAAACTACTACAATTGAGGAAACACAAGTCACAAAGTGTGCACGGTTCTATTTGGGCTTCAACAAAGTAAGGCAATCTTTTACTTTAAAGCTGTAACATTGAAGTGGGCAGACAATTTGTTTTTCCAAGTCATAAAGCAATAACTCTATGTTGATACTGCTGCATATTTCTACCTAACCTGGTAAACATACAGAAGAATGGCATGACTGACAAGATAAGAGAGGAAGACGATTAATAGTAGATAAACCAAAAGAGAAAGGACAGGAAGGAGAAATGATTGCGTTGCATGACTGATATATAGGTTGACCGTGAAGTCTAATTTTTATGTCACAGGTCACTTTGCATGCTGTGTATGCATTTTGCTGCAGCCCTGATGCAGCACACTACAACCTGCAGACAGATATTAATCCAGGAGTGGTGTGTTGtgtacattgtgtgtgttttgtctgcagGGCAGTCAGGTGTGTCATTTAAACACGCTTCCTGGATAGACAGTGTTTGAAAGCTGGTGCCGTTCTTGCTTTACATTCACCACTATCAGGAAACAGGTTCAAAGGTAGGAATTTATAATGTTGTTGCAGGAATTATGCCCTCACTAATCAGGTCACCAAAGTAAGAAACAACTACAGTGTAGAAATCTGCTTTACTATGCTTGATTTTGCTCTTATTGGCATCTATATTAAATTTTTTCACTCTACAGCCACACAGGAGACttccagaaaataaaaaccctccACCGCTCCACTTCAAAACTCCCCATTATCTAATGCCATGGGTTCTAATCTTACACTGTGGCTGTGATAGAGGCTGAGCTACTGTGGGAATTGTTCCTCCActcaaagacagaaagaggggTGGTGGTATGCAGCCACTTCAAGTACTCAGACCAATGTACTGTGAGATGActtccagacagacaagagaaaGGAAGACATCTTTAGCAAAGGTGCTCAGCGGGAATAGCATGCCATCTTATCATGTGTGTGAAAGCCATCCACATCGCGCTTTACTTTTTAAGACCTATGTTATCTCAGTAGCATTCCCGTACAACAACGATAGCACGgacaatttattttccttttcaccCATTATTACTGTCAAAATGCAGAACTCAAGGCCACCCGGCTGTCTGATGGAAACAGGCCCAGTTTGAagacaggaggtggaggaaggggaggaagaggaggaggaggaggagcaacagTGCATGAGTAGTGCTTTTGCTCTCATAACTGTCTGCTTTCTATTAACACATGAAAATTAAAGAGTCAGCCAgcacctttttttatttatatcagGGTGGTGTGCTGTAAAAACAAAGCTAGAccagttttacttttttttttttttttttttttttttttgtgaaaggaAGCTCAACAGATGTAGTGATgcttgataaataaaaataacatccgTATACAGTGTGTGGACTTAGAGACGTACAACCCTGTGTGTTCAACTGAATCTGATCTGGGAAGTGAAGCAAACTCAGACCAGACTAGGAGGGAGACCACCTGGGAAGACCAGCAGTTTAAGCTATTACAAGCACAGTGGAGCAGCGGTTAGTTCTGCTGCCGCGGCCCGAGAAGGCAATAGTATCGATTCCCGTGTCAGGGCCTTCCTCTGCAGAGCCCGCAAAAGAAAGCGGGGTGCTCCGCTTTCCCCTTCCATCAAAAAGAATCAACAAAACAATCTTATCAAACTGCAGGACTAGAACCACAAATCTCTTTCGGCTCATTGCCAGATTGTTTCAGGATTTAGTGGTAATTATTCACTCAGTATGAATTACTACAATTCTTTCTTGGGTATTTCTCCTTATGATACACAGCATGTTGTTAGTCTATTGTCCCTGGGACCCCTGGCTGTAAACCTTAATAATAAATTGAATCTTAAactaaagacatttcaaagtgtacTTTTGGGTGTAGTTTAGCAGCAACATATATCGTGTTGGTTCTCCTGTCATATATTAGAAGTTGATCATTGAGCTGCAAAAACTGTACTAGTAAAGATCTGGTGGAGCAAGGATAATGGCAAATATAATAAAGTGAACATTGTTAGCTTTTATAAGATAAATAAattggtgaatgaatgaatgaatgaatgactgaatgaatgaatgaatgaatgaatgaatgaatgaatgaatgaatgaatgaatgaatgaatgaacgaatgaatgaaataaaatataagatcAGAGTAAGAGAAATCTTATGTCTTCATCTATGTGGTTttagcaaaacaaaataatatgtCAAAactattattataatcattttaattagaTTGTTGGTTAAATTCTCATATAAATATGAGCAACAATGTCATGCTAAAATATTTGGTTTACTTGACTAACTTTTCATCTCAATAAATACGGcctttgtttattttgtcaaacTGTCCACATTTATGATGTTAGAGTTTCCACTTAacgggatgaaaaaaaaaatccaattctTTGCATGAAATGTATGTTTCCAACTTATGTGGTGGTTGGAAGAATGAGATAATTCCCCTCAGATGCATGCTGGTCTGACAGGATCAGCACAAGCAAAAGAGActtcaaagaaagaaaacagagatGGCTGGGGCAGATTGGTGCATTCTAAAGTTACTCTGACTTGCTGTCAAAGTCTCAGCACTGAGAGACAGACGCTGGAAACAGAGTGTTTTCTCTGAAGATTCTACGAacaagacaaagagagaaacGGGGAAGTCAACAACTCGTGGGGTTATAATGGAGTgaacttgttttgtttcagtttttccAAAGTGCTGTAAAAAGTGCTGTGGTTTGACAAATTGCCATGAGCAAAAGCCCGGGGGTTCTTACTGCAAATTAAATTTTCAGTCTcctgaggagggaggggagctTTGCGTTACCAGTATTGACAAACTGGTTGGCTTCCTCTGAGGAAGGTAGCATCATTTCAGTCCATCAGAAGGATCGCTCTGATGGAGTTTTAAAGGAGAAGATTTCATGGCTTATGAAAATATGTTAGGAATGTTTGAAACAACAGCCACCATGTGAATTATTCTTTGAGGGATCTCATTATTGATGCACTTTCCGCTCTTGCTGTCAGTGTGCTGACACATTAGTTTCAGCTGGGGGGGAACCTATGTAGAGAGCGCTCCTGCTTACACTGATCCCTGATGTCCTTGTTGAAGAGCTAAAAGTGCTGAGCAACCAAAAAGCCACAAGTGGACTAAGATGAACCTGCTCTTGGGAAACACAACTTTCCACACCAAGATCTCTGAAAGTCAACCGTCAGCCTGAAAAAGCTTCAGTTCAGCATTTGAATCTTTTCTTGGGCAGGTTCCAATGAATTCTCCTTCTGATGAACTCCTGCTGGGCTTCGTCAAAGGGCACTTTCACCCTTCTGAGCACATTTGCATACAAAGTGAAGgcacaaaaaacatgtttcacaCTAATTGTCTGCTCCTTTATTATCGGGGTTAATGCAGACCCCGGGGGCTCTACTGGCTTCTCTTTCATTGAGCTCCATAACACTGTTGTGGTCTTCTACAGACTCTAAATTTACTGCCCTCTATCTGCCACTGGCCTGCAGTAAGCTTCCCTGGGGCTCTGAGGAGGATTATGCTGTCTACTCTGACACCCTCAGTGAGTTAGTGAGAAGGTTTGCTCTACATATGGAACCTCGAGTGGAAAAGCACAATTATAACAATTAATTCACATCTACTGTATAAACCTCAGAAGACTTCTATTATTTATGGAGATAAGTAGTTTACCTGCAAGAATAAGCCACACAAGATGATGGTGGCATTATGCTCATTATGGAAAGGAGGGGCCAAGGAGGTGTTCTATCTGAATAAGTGTGAACAATCATCTGTCTGCCTCTGTTTTTTTGCCTATATGGGAAACAAATATGCATTAGTGTCGATGCTGCCCTGCTGTGCAGGGGGCCTCTCCTCTGTAGAGCTCCAGCAGGATGGGCACACCAATCACAGCAGATAATGGTCTGGATACAACTCAATACCGCCACAGGGGCTGATAAGCCCACCCAGAGGGCCGTTCCACAAACTACTGCCCACTATTAGTCTTGGGGCAATGAAGTGAAACATATGTggaaacactaacacacacctttTACAGCTCATGTTTAAACTCAAGATCATTTTTATCAGGTTTCAGGAAGGTAAATCACTGGACACAGTTTTAGGtggaataaattatttgttcGATGTGCTCAAATTACAAAGCCAGACAATGCATTTTCTGAGCTCCACTAAATGATCATTAAATGTTGAGCAGATACAGAGCAGGCTCTGCTGTCTGGGGTCACACTGTGGCACACGGTGATAACTCAAACCAAGTCATTTCAATTAGCAGCTCTGTggtaaaaaacatgtttgttgtaCATCCGTCTCATGATGACACATCTTCCCACATACTCTAGCAGTGTGTTCAGTTTGCAGTTGTGCATATGTTGTCGGTAGTTGGCACTTACATGTTCTTTTTTGACCTTTATGGAACAATTGTTGTATCTTtgacacaaaaaacaaagtgtACTTCAGTTTCTACATGACTCATTCTTAACTTGCATTATAAAAACATCTGTggtatttaaaaagtaaaaaaaaaaactggattcAATTTGTTCTTCAGTCTGTAAGGATGGACAAAATATCAGACTTCACAGACTGATGCTCTAAAATGTCCTAAACCTGTCCGGAAATTCTTAAAGCAGCTTAA
This window encodes:
- the hs3st3b1a gene encoding heparan sulfate glucosamine 3-O-sulfotransferase 3B1a produces the protein MEYSPILHSLHVVPSSHVKNKLFVFGIMLFFWVYMIYCCVGYRPTMSNLRYGTASRYENDAEADIQQSSFKASRDLLNNENDLDSRGDDRDEMRSEPKALDDNAMSGFLNESESKKLPEAIVIGVKKGGTRAMLEFLRLHPDVRAVREEPHFFDRNYDKGLEWYRELMPKSSEGQLTMEKTPSYYVTEEVPARIYNMSKNTKLIVVVRDPVTRAISDYTQILSKKPDLPSFESLVFKNVSAGLIDTQRSAVQIGMYAKHLERWLQYFPPAQLLFVSGERLISDPAAEMARAQDFLGLRRMVTEKNFPFDPEKGFHCLQKPEEDSKPHCLGKSKGRTHPYIDPEVVQRLKDFYKPFNRKFYEMTGHDFGWN